Part of the Vigna unguiculata cultivar IT97K-499-35 chromosome 3, ASM411807v1, whole genome shotgun sequence genome, CTCTAGCTTTGGGAGATCAAGGGGAGTCAGTTAACAATGTTGGAAATAAAGTTGTTTTGGGATCCAAAGGAAGTAATGCTTCAGCACATCAGTTTTCAGGTTCAAACAGCACTGGCACCATCTATTCAGATGAATTTGACTCTTCCGTGGCAATGCTAAATATTGTATGTTCATTTTTCtccttatattaattttatttatttcccattttgtttcttttaatgtATGCTTTTAATTACCTATGTTaacgtatttttttatttcattatctttaGGCCATCATTTGGTTCCATCTCCATGACTATGCAAAGACATTGTCTGTGTTGGAACCTCTCTTTCAAAATATTGAACCTATAGATGAGGTATGTCAtagatgatttgatttgattttggttttaattttaccCTGATATGTTGATTGCTTTGTTTTTCTCTACtgtgttttcttttctaaaGCAGACAACGGCTCTTCATATTTGTCTTCTGCTGCTTGATGCTAGCCTTGCTTGCCATGATGCATCAAAATCAGCTGTAAGTTCTATTTGATACTGTGATTagtttgtttactttttaactATTGCAAGTCTTGTTGCCTAATGCATTGTTCTCTATCATGTCGCATGAATGTATTATTCTTTTTCACTTACATATTAGTGCTGCTAGTTACTTGTTAACCGAATATTGTGAGtgttattacatattttataattggtCAGTTCAACCATGAACCTCTCGTTTCTCTGTTGATAACTAAATCTTTCTTCTCAAGTCAGTGTTGGGTATGCCCACTGAATGTTTTCAATGGTCATCTGTCCATTTGATCTGTCTCAATCCTTTATCTGTAGCTATTTCgatgttttctttattatgcTTGAATATATACTTAAATGTGTAATGCTTGGTCATCTGAGGTAGGAAATTAATTTACAGATTGCAAAATTAACCATAACATCGGTTATTAGGATTTCAGTTTGTAACATAACACCTCTATCACTCTAGGCATGGCTGACATGACATTTGGTCCTTATGTAGAAAATGTGCATTTCATGTAGGTGGTGGTATATTTTACTGCTTATCTCAACCAGTGTTAAAAAGCCACTACGGTGGCACTATTGTGTAGCCGCTAGTGTGTAGTGGAATTTCTTGAATCCATAATTGCAACACTGGGTGCTCTTGTGGCCACTATAGTTGTTGTGGTTGTAACATTTGTCCTGATCCTATTGTCATCTTTGACAAGTCTTCAATGAAGTGAACTTTTGAGTTAATGTTATACCAATTTCTTCTATGCATGTTATCTTTATTTGCATACAACTTAGTGTTTTGTACATATATAATtgatatgtgtgtgtatatcatatatttaaaccATTATGTTACTTATGCTATATGATATAGCAGATTATTAACATTCTGCCATATTTAACAATCTGCAATTGATAACATTGGTCACAATAAGGAGGTCGTATTTTGAACTAAACTGAGATGATCTAATTTTAATTCGAGAGCCATACCCCATTATCTCTATTTAACTTGGGTCAAACtgaaaaaattaagatttagtttacttgcttttgatggttttcttttataaaatactatGTTAAACTTTCTTGGCATAATTTATTGAACTCTTACCCTGCTAGTTGTAGTATATGTTTATCCTGAATGATTTGTTTTGTGAGCGGCCTAAAAATTTGACGTAAGCATCTTTTTAGTTTCTCTAATTGTACAAGTGCACTATTCTGAGCTGGAATCTGTTATTGTTTAGGATGTGTTGACTTATCTGGAAAAAGCATTTGGTGTTAGTAGTGTGAGTCAAGGTGACAGTGGGAACACAGCACAGCAACAAGCTGCAAATTTAGTTACCAAGTCTGCACCTGTTGCCATTAGTGCGTCAGCTACTGATGCATCCAGTTCTGACTTAGGGTCAAGTGCAAATGCATCTGAAAATCATCTATCCAGAGCTTTGTCTGAGGATACACTTGATTATGAAGCCATGATTTTGGATATGGGTGGACAAAATTTAGCAAGGCCAATGGGCCCATCTTCAAATGACATTTCAAGGGCTTTGGTTGACAGGTTTTCTACTGTTGATTTAAAGCTTAAATTGCAACTTTACAAGGTTAGGTTTCTACTTCTTACTAGGAACTTGAAGCTGGCAAAACGAGAAGTCAAGCTGGCCATGAACATTGCACGTGGAAGAGATTCATCAATGGCTCTTCTTTTGAAATCCCAGCTTGAATATGCCCGTGGTAACCACCGCAAAGCTGTAAAGCTATTGATGGCATCAAATAATAGAACAGACACAGCATTTTCAAGCATTTTCAACAACAATCTTGGTTGCATTTATTATCAGCTTGGAAAATATCAGACGTCctctttatttttctcaaagGCATTAACCAATTGCTCATCACTGCGAAAGGATCAATCTTTAAAGCTACCCACTTTCTCACAGGACAATTCTCtccttataatttataattgtggTGTGCAGTACTTAGCATGTGGGAAGCCAATACTTGCTGCTCGATGTTTCCAGAAGGCAAGTCTGGTCTTTTACAAACAACCTCTCTTGTGGCTCAGACTCTCAGAATGCTGTTTGATGGCTTTAGAAAAGGGCCTCATCAAATCAAGTCGGGTCCCATCAGATAAGTTGGGGGTAGGAGTGTGTGTTGTTGGAATTGGAAAATGGAGGCAACTAGTCGTGGAAGATCAGATTCCAGGAAAGGGACATATGGACTCATCTGAAGAG contains:
- the LOC114177591 gene encoding CCR4-NOT transcription complex subunit 10 isoform X1, encoding MESRDLPSSSPSSTANRDASSGTETEDGVFTVAVALAKDAALHFQSGKFAECAEVLNQLLQKKQDDPKVLHNIAIAEFFRDGCSDPKRLLEVINGVKLIQRKNDELALALGDQGESVNNVGNKVVLGSKGSNASAHQFSGSNSTGTIYSDEFDSSVAMLNIAIIWFHLHDYAKTLSVLEPLFQNIEPIDETTALHICLLLLDASLACHDASKSADVLTYLEKAFGVSSVSQGDSGNTAQQQAANLVTKSAPVAISASATDASSSDLGSSANASENHLSRALSEDTLDYEAMILDMGGQNLARPMGPSSNDISRALVDRFSTVDLKLKLQLYKVRFLLLTRNLKLAKREVKLAMNIARGRDSSMALLLKSQLEYARGNHRKAVKLLMASNNRTDTAFSSIFNNNLGCIYYQLGKYQTSSLFFSKALTNCSSLRKDQSLKLPTFSQDNSLLIIYNCGVQYLACGKPILAARCFQKASLVFYKQPLLWLRLSECCLMALEKGLIKSSRVPSDKLGVGVCVVGIGKWRQLVVEDQIPGKGHMDSSEEDDSCPSEDGRLKLSMSLARQCLLNALNLLDSNSANCLKSGLPSNSSVEENDGSEVSPSKNSNLKTLHGIDSKAFSVGVGLGQVNANGDTKEQKGGNSQELVQNSLSYYENVRKRENQLVKQAVLANLAYVELELDNPLKALSVARSLLELPECSRIYIFLGHVYAAEALCLLNRPKEAAEHLSFYLSGGNNVDLPFSLEDCEKWQPERTAEFEELNVGSVAAKNSSLEGAQSIVFLKPEEARATIYANFAVMSAMQGEFEKSSILITQALSILPNSPEATLTAVYLDLLLGKPQEALTKLKRCSRIRFLPSGVTLNKSS
- the LOC114177591 gene encoding CCR4-NOT transcription complex subunit 10 isoform X2, whose protein sequence is MESRDLPSSSPSSTANRDASSGTETEDGVFTVAVALAKDAALHFQSGKFAECAEVLNQLLQKKQDDPKVLHNIAIAEFFRDGCSDPKRLLEVINGVKRKNDELALALGDQGESVNNVGNKVVLGSKGSNASAHQFSGSNSTGTIYSDEFDSSVAMLNIAIIWFHLHDYAKTLSVLEPLFQNIEPIDETTALHICLLLLDASLACHDASKSADVLTYLEKAFGVSSVSQGDSGNTAQQQAANLVTKSAPVAISASATDASSSDLGSSANASENHLSRALSEDTLDYEAMILDMGGQNLARPMGPSSNDISRALVDRFSTVDLKLKLQLYKVRFLLLTRNLKLAKREVKLAMNIARGRDSSMALLLKSQLEYARGNHRKAVKLLMASNNRTDTAFSSIFNNNLGCIYYQLGKYQTSSLFFSKALTNCSSLRKDQSLKLPTFSQDNSLLIIYNCGVQYLACGKPILAARCFQKASLVFYKQPLLWLRLSECCLMALEKGLIKSSRVPSDKLGVGVCVVGIGKWRQLVVEDQIPGKGHMDSSEEDDSCPSEDGRLKLSMSLARQCLLNALNLLDSNSANCLKSGLPSNSSVEENDGSEVSPSKNSNLKTLHGIDSKAFSVGVGLGQVNANGDTKEQKGGNSQELVQNSLSYYENVRKRENQLVKQAVLANLAYVELELDNPLKALSVARSLLELPECSRIYIFLGHVYAAEALCLLNRPKEAAEHLSFYLSGGNNVDLPFSLEDCEKWQPERTAEFEELNVGSVAAKNSSLEGAQSIVFLKPEEARATIYANFAVMSAMQGEFEKSSILITQALSILPNSPEATLTAVYLDLLLGKPQEALTKLKRCSRIRFLPSGVTLNKSS